A genomic window from Bacteroidota bacterium includes:
- a CDS encoding T9SS type A sorting domain-containing protein yields the protein MGFATGISLFFFLSYVPIISSLNSSVNPIIYNNILTSNDPIVEFVEVNDPLTIFGRIYKNNLTHNGTTKTTVKGIVLKDATNTMNIDVWCNIFEDIPYDITVTGTIIDQASGGKNSGNTHSRGVFVIDNFFADQLVVYEYDMGRNNNLAIINATAGNLVNVHNNTSANTCPDITCHGFPAGIANSMGRVAEKLIVYPNPANDYIKFEINTGQSNSFKQYIIITDITGKELMVLTLNKNDNGIELQTALLASGMYIAKLIQDDISVKSLKFVVKH from the coding sequence GTGGGCTTTGCAACAGGTATTTCTTTGTTCTTCTTTTTGTCGTATGTGCCTATCATTTCCTCGCTGAATTCAAGTGTTAATCCAATTATATACAACAACATTTTAACAAGTAATGACCCGATAGTTGAATTTGTTGAAGTCAATGACCCGCTAACTATATTTGGTAGAATATATAAAAATAATTTAACCCATAACGGCACCACTAAAACAACAGTGAAAGGCATAGTTTTAAAAGATGCAACAAATACCATGAACATTGATGTATGGTGCAATATTTTCGAGGACATACCTTATGATATAACTGTAACTGGCACAATCATAGATCAGGCGTCTGGCGGTAAAAATTCTGGAAATACACATTCAAGGGGAGTTTTTGTTATAGACAATTTTTTTGCTGACCAGTTAGTTGTTTACGAATATGATATGGGACGTAATAATAATCTTGCGATAATAAATGCTACTGCAGGAAATTTAGTCAACGTTCATAATAATACCTCAGCTAATACTTGTCCTGATATAACCTGCCATGGTTTTCCTGCTGGAATAGCAAATTCAATGGGAAGGGTTGCAGAAAAATTAATTGTGTATCCTAATCCGGCTAACGATTATATAAAGTTTGAAATTAATACAGGGCAAAGCAACTCTTTTAAGCAATATATCATTATTACTGATATAACAGGAAAAGAATTAATGGTGCTAACCTTAAATAAAAATGATAATGGCATTGAACTACAAACCGCTTTGCTTGCTTCAGGAATGTATATAGCAAAATTAATTCAAGATGATATTTCAGTTAAAAGCCTTAAATTTGTTGTTAAACATTAA
- a CDS encoding gliding motility-associated C-terminal domain-containing protein — MKHFTFIWFFLIYNYAYCQHWQKGYVVNNDETFLGHFLTDEEGNIYKIQNRGSTIDAKNKKYFNKNSLIKLNRKGEIIWELPYSYALCQLAWNAEHQIALLATISNTFTIGNITIQKADLNGEVKVYIFSINKDNSTIYNTQYLLRQTVGNAFFRIFSYEKDRIYLGGELHNKVYVISTGDSIISETMNMGATTENPYVIAFSNTGQYIWHRKYRSLYGSSQFISYGLVNLNNTIIVAGLAGFESDTSQKQYNSRGNKAFLSQIDSLGNELGRFYFNKNIRSHVYIRQIIYDIKGNVYVIGEFKDILQFKNLKYSAISTDNFFLLKLDSTLTPLWVQTSEGNGWATGMALALDRDMNIFVTGIYFGGSKKFNNIISPDLNNYNMFINRYASNGNLLNAYFPVDSNHVIPNRIEINACNRLYLSGHVDIAYNKPGIGFGNLWLEPDSIKSTGIKKSMTFMVYYDLTYPDFNKNISSCNDTLRSIADSAYTTFNWFMNDSVYIGSGKKLKIPANINFGKHYIKLVASGAKICDKDYSDTVAYVDERPDFSLGNDTSICFYDSILFKCNVYGKYLWSTNDTSVSIIVKRASNYSVQVTDTFGCIATDTLKLKHFPYKKLNLDTDKNFCSDNNGSVFIDVQGYNTYVWMPSGENTAGIDAYHEGTYTLHTTDTFGCKQSDSILIYDQCPPKIFIPNSFTPNRDGLNDRFKPVTTFIAKYEWSIFNRWGLKVYSGTENDQGWDGTYNGMPVLAETYIYILTWWGNKNFTDIKSESISGEVTLWR; from the coding sequence TTGAAGCATTTTACATTTATATGGTTTTTTTTAATATACAACTATGCTTATTGCCAGCATTGGCAGAAGGGCTATGTAGTAAATAATGACGAAACATTTTTAGGTCATTTTTTGACAGATGAAGAAGGCAATATTTATAAAATACAAAATAGAGGTAGCACAATTGATGCTAAAAACAAAAAATACTTTAACAAAAATTCACTTATTAAATTAAATCGCAAGGGAGAAATAATTTGGGAGTTACCTTATTCATACGCATTATGTCAACTTGCTTGGAATGCTGAACATCAAATTGCACTTTTAGCCACAATTTCAAATACATTTACTATAGGGAATATCACCATTCAAAAAGCGGATCTAAATGGTGAAGTGAAGGTTTATATATTCAGCATCAATAAAGATAATAGTACCATATACAACACGCAATACTTATTAAGGCAAACAGTTGGCAATGCTTTCTTTAGAATATTCAGTTACGAAAAGGACAGGATTTATCTGGGTGGTGAATTACACAACAAGGTATATGTAATTTCTACCGGTGATTCTATAATTTCTGAAACAATGAATATGGGTGCAACAACAGAAAATCCTTATGTAATTGCCTTCTCAAACACAGGCCAATATATTTGGCACAGAAAGTATAGAAGTCTATATGGCAGTTCGCAATTCATTAGCTATGGTTTAGTGAACCTTAATAATACCATAATTGTTGCAGGTTTGGCAGGTTTTGAATCAGATACATCGCAAAAGCAATATAACAGTCGTGGCAATAAGGCTTTCCTATCGCAGATAGATTCTTTGGGGAATGAACTGGGTCGTTTCTATTTTAATAAAAATATACGCTCGCACGTATATATACGGCAAATAATCTATGATATTAAAGGTAATGTATATGTTATAGGTGAGTTTAAAGACATTTTACAATTCAAAAACCTAAAATATTCAGCCATTTCAACAGATAATTTTTTTCTGTTAAAGCTTGATTCAACTTTAACGCCGCTTTGGGTTCAAACAAGCGAAGGTAATGGTTGGGCAACAGGCATGGCTTTAGCATTAGACAGAGATATGAATATATTTGTAACAGGTATTTATTTTGGTGGTTCAAAAAAATTTAATAATATCATAAGTCCTGATTTAAATAACTATAATATGTTTATAAATAGATATGCTTCCAATGGTAATTTATTGAATGCGTATTTTCCGGTTGATTCAAATCATGTAATACCAAATAGAATTGAAATTAATGCTTGTAATAGACTTTATTTAAGTGGACATGTAGATATTGCCTATAATAAACCAGGGATAGGATTTGGGAATCTATGGTTAGAACCAGATAGTATAAAATCTACAGGTATTAAAAAATCTATGACCTTTATGGTTTATTATGATTTAACTTATCCCGATTTTAATAAAAATATCTCATCATGTAACGACACTTTACGCTCAATAGCCGATTCTGCATATACTACCTTCAATTGGTTTATGAATGATTCTGTTTATATTGGTTCGGGCAAAAAATTAAAAATACCCGCCAATATCAATTTCGGAAAACATTATATAAAACTCGTTGCCTCGGGTGCTAAAATATGTGATAAAGACTATTCTGATACAGTTGCATATGTTGATGAAAGACCTGATTTTTCACTTGGAAACGACACATCAATCTGTTTTTATGATAGTATTTTATTTAAATGCAATGTGTATGGCAAATATCTGTGGAGTACCAACGATACCTCTGTTTCTATTATAGTAAAGCGAGCCTCCAATTATTCTGTTCAGGTAACGGATACGTTCGGATGTATTGCAACCGACACTTTAAAACTCAAGCACTTTCCATATAAGAAATTAAATCTCGATACAGATAAAAACTTTTGCAGTGATAACAATGGAAGTGTCTTCATAGATGTTCAGGGTTATAATACCTATGTATGGATGCCATCAGGCGAAAATACTGCGGGCATTGATGCTTACCATGAGGGTACTTATACATTGCATACTACTGATACTTTTGGATGTAAACAATCAGACTCTATACTTATTTATGACCAATGCCCTCCAAAAATATTTATTCCAAACTCTTTCACTCCCAACCGCGACGGATTAAATGACCGATTTAAGCCTGTCACTACTTTTATCGCAAAATATGAGTGGTCAATCTTTAATAGATGGGGTCTAAAAGTATATTCGGGTACAGAGAACGATCAGGGTTGGGACGGTACTTATAATGGAATGCCTGTTTTAGCAGAAACCTATATTTATATTCTAACATGGTGGGGCAATAAAAATTTTACCGACATAAAATCCGAATCTATTTCAGGTGAGGTTACACTCTGGCG
- a CDS encoding T9SS type A sorting domain-containing protein, which produces MLKNFYQNGDKLYIYGDSIILFRLSNINNGVNEIRQYDVIQIYPNPTHDLLYIKGFKGICSIYNVVGKEVFTGYIQEQINVQINVQNLNTGLYVIKLNNNGNEITRKIIIY; this is translated from the coding sequence TTGTTAAAAAACTTCTATCAAAATGGAGATAAATTATATATTTATGGCGACAGTATTATTCTTTTTCGTCTTTCAAATATTAATAATGGGGTTAATGAAATAAGACAGTATGATGTTATCCAAATTTATCCTAATCCAACACACGACCTATTGTATATCAAGGGTTTTAAGGGTATCTGTTCTATATACAATGTAGTGGGTAAAGAAGTTTTTACAGGCTACATACAAGAGCAAATAAATGTGCAAATAAATGTGCAAAACCTTAATACTGGTTTATATGTTATAAAACTTAATAATAATGGAAATGAAATTACTCGTAAAATAATTATTTATTAA